The following coding sequences are from one Mytilus trossulus isolate FHL-02 chromosome 8, PNRI_Mtr1.1.1.hap1, whole genome shotgun sequence window:
- the LOC134727725 gene encoding uncharacterized protein LOC134727725, producing MTTRCCIFILFIALMCMVNSQNVCHKCECTISEEYSDIRAVRMVQPVCNEGCFKWYNVYGGALRINFKPFFLHVGDFLLCFILYAENVRVQISQELPNKSTYSVNFKRPAGLKRLLAVDGRTNETCIMSSGESIHLFLEPERTVESVGFSFVDMQFIMKRKKT from the exons atgaCGACGAGATgctgcatttttattttgttcatagcATTAATGTGTATGGTCAATTCCCAAAATGTATGTCACAAATGTGAATGCACTATCAG cgAGGAATATTCAGACATTCGAGCAGTGCGCATGGTACAACCAGTGTGCAACGAAggttgtttcaaatggtataatGTTTATGGAGGAGCTCTCCGTATTAACTTTAAACCATTTTTTCTTCACGTTGGTGATTTCCtgttgtgtttcattttgtATGCAGAAAATGTAAGAGTTCAGATTTCACAAGAACTTCCAAATAAGTCTACATACAGTGTTAACTTTAAACGACCAGCTGGCTTAAAGCGACTTCTAGCAGTAGACGGCAGAACTAATGAGACATGTATAATGTCCTCTGGTGAAAGCATTCATTTATTTCTAGAACCAGAAAGAACTGTAGAGTCTGTTGGGTTTAGTTTTGTTGACATGCAATTCATAATGAAAAGAAAGAAGACATAA